The region TTCCTTTCTGCCNNNNNNNNNNNNNNNNNNNNNNNNNNNNNNNNNNNNNNNNNNNNNNNNNNNNNNNNNNNNNNNNNNNNNNNNNNNNNNNNNNNNNNNNNNNNNNNNNNNNNNNNNNNNNNNNNNNNNNNNNNNNNNNNNNNNNNNNNNNNNNNNNNNNNNNNNNNNNNNNNNNNNNNNNNNNNNNNCTGCGCGCGCCGACCCTTTTGGTCTGGGGCACGAGTGACCGGCTGATCCCGCCGGTGTATGCCGACCGCTTTCAGGCTCTCATCCCCCACGCCCGCAAAA is a window of Desulfurellaceae bacterium DNA encoding:
- a CDS encoding alpha/beta fold hydrolase; protein product: LRAPTLLVWGTSDRLIPPVYADRFQALIPHARKTLIEAAGHMLPYEQSDAFVGAVHGFLGEG